One genomic segment of Streptomyces sp. TLI_146 includes these proteins:
- a CDS encoding DegT/DnrJ/EryC1/StrS family aminotransferase yields MGIIGKLESAGFAAGDEVIVPAYDDGAVARAVVAAGALPVFADIDPDTYCLGVGSIEAVVTSRTVGLVLVHRFGHPADAGQFRQLADRLGLLLVEKDEDDGAGGDVVQRRERAGYLDRRLVGVRTPVPAAGHGYQRYVVRVPGNGRPDRDAFARLLRRRGVECEVPVVTPVHRTREFRRAGCVLPQTERAVDETLALPRLDGLSEAGVRKLVSVCNALGGLLQPA; encoded by the coding sequence ATGGGGATCATCGGAAAGCTGGAGTCCGCGGGCTTCGCGGCCGGGGACGAAGTGATCGTGCCGGCGTACGACGACGGTGCGGTGGCCCGGGCCGTGGTCGCGGCCGGAGCCCTGCCGGTGTTCGCCGACATAGACCCGGACACGTACTGCCTGGGGGTCGGAAGCATCGAGGCCGTCGTGACCTCGCGGACCGTCGGGCTCGTCCTCGTCCACCGCTTCGGGCACCCGGCCGACGCCGGGCAGTTCAGGCAACTCGCCGACCGGCTCGGGCTGTTGCTGGTGGAGAAGGACGAGGACGACGGCGCGGGCGGCGACGTCGTGCAACGCCGGGAGCGGGCCGGGTACTTGGACCGGCGGCTCGTCGGCGTACGGACGCCCGTACCGGCCGCCGGGCACGGGTACCAGCGCTATGTCGTACGGGTGCCCGGGAACGGGCGGCCCGACCGGGACGCGTTCGCGCGGCTGCTGCGGCGGCGCGGGGTCGAATGCGAGGTGCCCGTCGTCACGCCCGTACACCGGACTCGGGAGTTCAGGCGGGCCGGGTGTGTGCTGCCGCAGACCGAGCGGGCCGTGGACGAGACGCTCGCGCTGCCCCGCCTCGACGGGCTTTCCGAGGCGGGCGTACGGAAGTTGGTCTCGGTCTGCAACGCGCTCGGAGGGCTCCTTCAGCCCGCGTGA
- a CDS encoding SpoIIE family protein phosphatase, with amino-acid sequence MGVLIPGGHLPGPRQGKPGVETRTRSSVITARAEASFEPVGRSVATARAFVRDTLQGWGYADVVDDAVVLTSELVTNAVVHAGTAADVLCLRSEDGVRVEVADHYPEREVPLHASPAEVASPDRENGRGLLLCAALASRWGVEYTPTQKQVWFQLDLPARRVGTRSAGPALPVELLPVADGRVRVAVIQIDRTGAVRAWNEDAEELFGYPAEKVTGKPLTDFAAWPHTPGTSTGIVEALQLSRWEGSYGIRGADGRVLPVYASHLRVRDTNGEPSTVCLLVRDDERAVLQTPVRAPADPAAMGESRNVDPFEVFIGSPAPDDLDGLLQRTVERARDMLDGDAAFLLLATDDETELEVRATTGLPSARQRFARVPVEAGTGRYGSARMPAVHEDLAALPGAVPILGGSGMRSVVTVPLKVEGRLTGSLGVAAESAGRYSNEEALRLQFAADRIALAVESARLGELERLRRGSLSFLVEASDLLAGTLDRDQTLALMAQMTVPTLATWCAVYTIADQASDPYLSYVLHEDEERIDGLKALLSKIDPPEPVPTPGARVWTAPGEAAHQAALRTSMRDLGRGTSPYLGSGLGTTLSTAAAVGGETVVLPLVARNRVIGMLTLGKPSDDHFRQEILELAEDLSRRAALALDNARLYSERMAISRSLQRSLLPPGLPQIPGVEVEVIYRAAGEGNEVGGDFYDLFPIRDGAYGFAIGDVCGTGPEAAAVTGLARHALRLLAREGFGGPAVLERLNAAILDEGARSRFLTLLYGELWPQEDGSAVLKVVCAGHPLPLRLRQDGTVEPAAEPQPLLGVMEDLELYEQTIVLDPGDVLLCVTDGITERREGTRMLGDDGLTDVLATCTGLTAGAVAARVLRAVERFAAEPASDDMAILSMRIPEQPGR; translated from the coding sequence ATGGGAGTGTTGATTCCCGGGGGGCACCTTCCCGGTCCCCGGCAGGGGAAACCGGGCGTCGAGACGCGTACGAGGAGTTCTGTGATCACCGCGCGGGCGGAAGCCAGCTTCGAACCCGTCGGGCGGTCCGTGGCGACCGCCCGCGCCTTCGTCCGCGACACCCTCCAGGGCTGGGGGTACGCGGACGTCGTCGACGACGCCGTCGTCCTCACCAGTGAGCTCGTCACCAACGCGGTCGTCCACGCGGGCACCGCCGCGGACGTACTCTGCCTGCGCTCCGAGGACGGAGTCCGGGTCGAGGTCGCCGATCACTACCCCGAACGGGAGGTTCCGCTCCACGCCTCCCCCGCCGAGGTCGCGAGCCCCGACCGCGAGAACGGCCGCGGCCTGCTGCTGTGCGCCGCCCTCGCCTCCCGCTGGGGCGTCGAGTACACCCCGACCCAGAAGCAGGTCTGGTTCCAACTCGACCTCCCCGCCCGCCGGGTGGGCACCCGCTCGGCAGGACCGGCCCTGCCCGTGGAGCTGCTGCCCGTCGCCGACGGCCGGGTCCGCGTCGCGGTCATCCAGATCGACCGCACCGGCGCCGTCCGCGCCTGGAACGAGGACGCCGAGGAGTTGTTCGGCTACCCGGCCGAGAAGGTCACCGGCAAGCCGCTCACCGACTTCGCGGCCTGGCCGCACACCCCCGGCACCTCCACCGGAATCGTCGAGGCCCTGCAACTCTCGCGCTGGGAGGGCAGCTACGGCATCCGCGGCGCCGACGGCCGCGTCCTGCCCGTGTACGCGTCACATCTGCGGGTACGCGACACCAATGGCGAGCCGTCCACCGTCTGCCTGCTGGTCCGCGACGACGAGCGGGCCGTCCTGCAGACCCCCGTACGGGCCCCCGCCGACCCGGCGGCCATGGGCGAGAGCCGCAACGTCGACCCGTTCGAGGTCTTCATCGGCTCCCCCGCCCCCGACGACCTGGACGGACTGCTCCAGCGGACCGTGGAGCGCGCCCGCGACATGCTCGACGGCGACGCCGCGTTCCTGCTGCTCGCCACCGACGACGAGACCGAACTGGAGGTCCGGGCCACCACCGGCCTCCCCTCCGCACGCCAGCGCTTCGCGCGCGTGCCCGTCGAAGCCGGCACCGGCCGCTACGGCTCGGCCAGGATGCCCGCCGTCCACGAGGACCTCGCGGCCCTCCCCGGCGCCGTCCCGATCCTCGGCGGCTCCGGCATGCGCTCGGTCGTCACCGTCCCGCTCAAGGTCGAGGGCCGCCTCACCGGCTCCCTCGGCGTCGCCGCCGAATCGGCCGGCCGCTACTCCAACGAGGAAGCCCTGCGCCTCCAGTTCGCCGCCGACCGCATCGCGCTCGCCGTCGAGTCGGCACGCCTGGGCGAGCTCGAACGGCTGCGCAGGGGATCGCTGAGCTTCCTCGTGGAAGCCTCGGACCTGCTCGCGGGAACCCTGGACCGGGACCAGACGTTGGCCCTGATGGCACAGATGACCGTCCCCACCCTCGCCACCTGGTGCGCCGTCTACACGATCGCGGACCAGGCCTCCGACCCGTACCTGTCCTACGTCCTCCACGAGGACGAGGAGCGCATCGACGGCCTCAAGGCGCTCCTCTCCAAGATCGACCCGCCGGAGCCGGTCCCCACCCCGGGCGCCCGCGTCTGGACCGCCCCCGGCGAGGCGGCCCACCAGGCCGCGCTGCGCACCTCCATGCGCGACCTCGGCCGCGGCACCAGCCCGTACCTGGGCAGCGGCCTCGGCACCACCTTGTCCACGGCCGCCGCGGTCGGCGGCGAAACGGTCGTCCTGCCCCTGGTCGCCCGCAACCGCGTCATCGGCATGCTGACCCTCGGCAAGCCCTCCGACGACCACTTCCGCCAAGAGATCCTGGAGCTGGCCGAGGACCTCTCGCGCCGGGCCGCGCTCGCCCTCGACAACGCCCGCCTCTACTCGGAGCGCATGGCCATCAGCCGCTCCCTCCAGCGCAGCCTCCTGCCGCCGGGCCTGCCGCAGATCCCCGGCGTCGAGGTCGAGGTCATCTACCGCGCGGCCGGCGAGGGCAACGAGGTCGGCGGCGACTTCTACGACCTCTTCCCGATCCGCGACGGCGCGTACGGCTTCGCCATCGGCGACGTCTGCGGCACCGGCCCCGAGGCGGCGGCCGTCACCGGCCTGGCCCGCCATGCCCTGCGCCTCCTCGCCCGCGAGGGCTTCGGCGGCCCGGCGGTCCTGGAGCGCCTCAACGCCGCGATCCTCGACGAGGGCGCCCGCAGCCGCTTCCTGACGCTCCTGTACGGCGAGTTGTGGCCGCAGGAGGACGGCAGCGCGGTGCTGAAGGTCGTGTGCGCGGGCCATCCGCTCCCGCTGCGCCTGCGCCAGGACGGCACGGTCGAGCCCGCCGCCGAGCCCCAGCCGCTGCTCGGCGTCATGGAGGACCTGGAGCTGTACGAGCAGACGATCGTCCTGGACCCGGGCGACGTCCTGCTGTGTGTGACCGATGGCATCACCGAGCGCCGCGAGGGTACCCGAATGCTGGGAGACGACGGTCTGACCGACGTCCTCGCCACGTGTACGGGCCTGACCGCCGGCGCCGTTGCGGCCCGCGTCCTGCGCGCGGTGGAACGCTTCGCCGCCGAGCCCGCGTCCGACGACATGGCGATCCTGTCGATGCGCATCCCGGAACAGCCCGGCCGGTAA
- a CDS encoding HAMP domain-containing protein, translated as MESGVAARGKSTRAKGGRSRGKGTTEVDTAALQRLLAALASMRDGNFRKRLTVSGDGVMAEIAAVFNEVADRNLHLTGEIARVRRMVGREGKLTERLENGACEGSWAAAIDASNALVDDLARPVSEVSRVLSAVAEGDLEQRMDLRSHGVDNAERPLRGEFLKVGRTVNNLVDQLSAFTDEVTRVALEVGTEGKLGGQAQVRGMSGSWKDLTDSVNTMAYRLTAQVRDIALVTTAVAKGDLSRKVTVHVAGEMLQLKNTVNTMVDQLSSFSSEVTRVAREVGTEGELGGQAQVPGVAGVWKDLTDSVNLMAGNLTAQVRGIAQVTTAVANGDLSQKVTVNARGEVAQLAETINQMTETLRTFADEVTRVANEVGAEGLLGGQAQVPGAAGTWKDLTDSVNTVFRNLTTQVRDIAQVTTAVANGDMTQKVTVDVAGEMLELKNTVNTMVDQLQSFGSEVTRVAREVGVEGRLGGQAEVPGAAGTWKDLTDSVNNAFRNLTGQVRNIAQVTTAVANGDLSQKVTVDVSGEMLELKNTVNTMVDQLASFSAQLTRMAQDVGTEGRLGGQARVDGVLGTWKELTDSVNFMAGNLTSQVRQIAQVTTAVARGDLSQKIDVDARGEILELKNTINNMVDQLSGFAEQVTRVAREVGTDGRLGGQAQVPGVAGVWRDLTDSVNGMAGNLTAQVRNIAQVATAVARGDLSQKIDVDARGEILELKNVLNTMVDQLSNFAEQVTRVAREVGTEGILGGQAEVQGVSGTWKDLTQSVNFMANNLTFQVRNIAEVTTAVAKGDLSKKITVDAKGEILELVTTVNTMVDQLSNFADEVTRVAREVGTEGILGGQARVRGVTGIWKDLSDNVNLMAANLTYQVRNIARVSTAVANGDLTKKVTVEARGEVADLADTVNTMVTTLSSFADQVTRVAREVGTDGILGGQARVPGVSGTWKDLTESVNSMADNLTGQVRQIATVTTAIAKGDLTKKIDIDARGEIQELKNTINTMVDQLSSFAVEVTRVAREVGTEGQLGGHARVRDVDGTWRDLTESVNEMAGNLTRQVRAIAAVATAVTRGDLNLKIDVDAAGEIQALQDNINTMIANLRDTTVANKEQDWLKGNLARISGLMQGRRDLDDVASLIMTELTPVVSAQHGAFFLALPTGGSTEVGGDEDSPYELKMRGSYGYSAGSMPTSFRPGETLIGTAAEEKRTILVENVPPGYLKISSGLGEAPPAHVIVLPVLFEGKVLGVIELASFQPFTHIQKDFLNQIAEMIATSVNTISVNSKTEVLLKQSQELTEQLRERSEELENRQKALQESNAELEEKAELLAQQNRDIEVKNTEIEEARQVLEERAEQLAVSMRYKSEFLANMSHELRTPLNSLLILAKLLADNAEGNLSPKQVEFAETIHGAGSDLLQLINDILDLSKVEAGKMDVSPTRIALVQLVDYVEATFRPLTAEKGLDFSVRVSPELPATLHTDEQRLLQVLRNLLSNAVKFTDSGAVELVIRPAHADVPHAIREQLLEAGSLRDADADLIAFSVTDTGIGIAASKMRVIFEAFKQADGTTSRKYGGTGLGLSISREIARLLGGEIHAASEPGRGSTFTLYLPLHPSELPPQGYPQLPPGGETAADGAPADGARQDLVPHETAPLAPGESQPGAAGLFRRRRKALSAEPAPTLPGQPGEAQQESWAAQEPESAPSRTFHFGGEKVLIVDDDVRNVFALTSVLEQHGLSVLYAENGREGIEVLEQHEDTAVVLMDIMMPEMDGYATTSAIRRMPQFAGLPIIALTAKAMKGDREKAIESGASDYVTKPVDPDHLLSVMEQWMHGK; from the coding sequence GTGGAGTCTGGCGTGGCGGCGCGTGGCAAGAGCACGCGCGCGAAGGGCGGACGGTCCCGCGGCAAGGGAACGACCGAGGTGGACACCGCTGCGCTGCAGCGGCTGCTCGCCGCACTGGCGTCGATGCGGGACGGCAACTTCCGCAAGCGGCTGACCGTCTCCGGGGACGGGGTGATGGCCGAGATCGCCGCCGTGTTCAACGAGGTCGCCGACCGCAATCTCCATCTGACCGGTGAGATCGCCCGGGTGCGGCGGATGGTGGGGCGGGAGGGGAAGCTGACCGAGCGGCTGGAGAACGGGGCCTGTGAGGGCTCCTGGGCGGCCGCCATCGACGCCTCCAACGCCCTGGTGGACGATCTGGCCAGGCCGGTCTCCGAGGTCAGCAGGGTGCTGTCGGCGGTCGCCGAGGGCGATCTGGAACAGCGCATGGACCTGCGCTCGCACGGGGTGGACAACGCCGAGCGGCCGCTGCGCGGCGAGTTCCTCAAAGTGGGGCGAACCGTCAACAACCTGGTCGACCAGCTGTCGGCGTTCACCGACGAAGTGACAAGGGTCGCACTGGAGGTCGGCACCGAGGGCAAGCTCGGCGGCCAGGCGCAGGTGCGTGGAATGTCCGGTTCGTGGAAGGATCTCACGGATTCGGTGAACACGATGGCGTACCGGCTGACCGCTCAGGTACGTGACATCGCTCTCGTGACGACGGCGGTGGCCAAGGGCGATCTGTCGCGCAAGGTGACCGTGCACGTCGCCGGCGAGATGCTCCAGCTGAAGAACACCGTCAACACGATGGTCGACCAGCTCTCCTCGTTCTCCTCCGAGGTGACGAGGGTCGCGCGCGAGGTGGGCACCGAGGGCGAGCTCGGCGGTCAGGCGCAGGTGCCCGGGGTGGCGGGTGTGTGGAAGGACCTGACAGATTCCGTCAATCTGATGGCGGGCAATCTGACCGCCCAGGTGCGCGGGATCGCCCAGGTGACGACGGCGGTCGCCAACGGCGACCTGTCGCAGAAGGTGACCGTCAACGCGCGCGGGGAGGTCGCCCAGCTCGCCGAGACCATCAACCAGATGACCGAGACACTGCGGACGTTCGCCGACGAGGTGACGCGAGTCGCCAACGAGGTCGGCGCCGAGGGCCTGCTGGGCGGGCAGGCGCAGGTGCCGGGCGCGGCGGGCACCTGGAAGGACCTGACCGACTCGGTCAACACGGTCTTCCGCAATCTGACCACGCAGGTACGGGACATCGCCCAGGTGACCACGGCGGTCGCCAACGGCGACATGACCCAGAAGGTCACGGTCGACGTCGCGGGCGAGATGCTGGAGCTGAAGAACACCGTCAACACGATGGTGGACCAGCTCCAGTCGTTCGGTTCCGAAGTGACCCGGGTGGCCCGTGAGGTCGGCGTCGAGGGGCGCCTGGGCGGGCAGGCCGAGGTGCCGGGCGCGGCCGGCACGTGGAAGGACCTGACGGACTCCGTCAACAACGCGTTCCGCAACCTCACCGGTCAGGTGCGCAACATCGCGCAGGTGACGACGGCGGTCGCCAACGGCGACCTGTCGCAGAAGGTCACGGTGGACGTCTCCGGCGAGATGCTGGAGCTGAAGAACACCGTCAACACGATGGTCGATCAGCTGGCGTCGTTCTCCGCCCAGTTGACGCGGATGGCGCAGGACGTGGGCACGGAGGGCAGGCTCGGCGGCCAGGCCCGGGTGGACGGCGTCCTGGGCACCTGGAAGGAACTCACCGACTCCGTCAACTTCATGGCGGGCAACCTCACCTCCCAGGTGCGCCAGATCGCCCAGGTGACCACGGCGGTGGCGCGCGGCGACCTCTCGCAGAAGATCGACGTGGACGCGCGCGGCGAGATCCTGGAGCTGAAGAACACCATCAACAACATGGTCGACCAGCTGTCCGGCTTTGCCGAGCAGGTCACCAGGGTGGCGCGCGAGGTGGGCACCGACGGCCGCCTCGGCGGCCAGGCGCAGGTGCCGGGCGTGGCCGGGGTGTGGCGCGATCTGACCGACTCGGTGAACGGCATGGCCGGCAACCTCACCGCCCAGGTCCGCAACATCGCCCAGGTCGCCACGGCGGTGGCGCGCGGCGACCTGTCGCAGAAGATCGACGTGGACGCGCGCGGCGAGATCCTGGAGCTCAAGAACGTCCTGAACACGATGGTCGACCAGCTCTCGAACTTCGCGGAGCAGGTGACCCGGGTGGCCCGCGAGGTGGGCACCGAGGGCATCCTGGGCGGCCAGGCCGAGGTGCAGGGCGTCTCGGGCACCTGGAAGGACCTGACCCAGTCCGTCAACTTCATGGCCAACAACCTGACGTTCCAGGTGCGCAACATCGCCGAGGTGACGACGGCGGTCGCCAAGGGCGACCTCTCCAAGAAGATCACCGTCGACGCCAAGGGCGAGATCCTGGAGCTGGTGACGACTGTCAACACGATGGTCGACCAGCTCTCCAACTTCGCGGACGAGGTGACCAGGGTCGCGCGCGAGGTGGGCACCGAGGGCATCCTCGGCGGCCAGGCCCGGGTGCGCGGGGTCACCGGCATCTGGAAGGACCTCAGCGACAACGTCAACCTGATGGCCGCGAACCTCACCTACCAGGTGCGCAACATCGCCCGGGTCTCCACGGCCGTCGCCAACGGCGACCTCACCAAGAAGGTGACGGTCGAGGCGCGCGGCGAGGTCGCGGACCTCGCCGACACCGTCAACACGATGGTGACGACCCTGTCGTCCTTCGCCGACCAGGTGACCAGGGTCGCGCGCGAGGTGGGCACCGACGGCATCCTCGGCGGCCAGGCCCGCGTCCCCGGTGTCTCCGGTACGTGGAAGGACCTCACCGAATCGGTGAACTCCATGGCCGACAACCTCACCGGCCAGGTGCGCCAGATCGCCACCGTCACCACCGCCATCGCCAAGGGCGACCTCACCAAGAAGATCGACATCGACGCGCGCGGTGAGATCCAGGAGCTGAAGAACACCATCAACACGATGGTCGACCAGCTCTCCTCGTTCGCCGTGGAGGTCACCCGGGTCGCCCGCGAGGTGGGCACCGAGGGCCAGCTCGGCGGCCACGCGCGCGTACGCGACGTGGACGGCACCTGGCGCGACCTCACCGAGTCCGTGAACGAGATGGCCGGGAACCTGACCCGGCAGGTGCGCGCCATCGCGGCCGTCGCTACCGCGGTGACCCGCGGCGACCTCAACCTGAAGATCGACGTGGACGCGGCGGGCGAGATCCAGGCCCTCCAGGACAACATCAACACGATGATCGCCAACCTGCGCGACACCACGGTCGCCAACAAGGAGCAGGACTGGCTCAAGGGCAACCTCGCCCGTATCTCCGGTCTGATGCAGGGCCGCCGCGACCTGGACGACGTCGCCTCCCTGATCATGACCGAGCTGACGCCGGTCGTCTCGGCCCAGCACGGCGCGTTCTTCCTCGCGCTGCCGACCGGCGGCTCCACCGAGGTCGGCGGGGACGAGGACAGCCCGTACGAGCTGAAGATGCGCGGGAGTTACGGCTACTCGGCGGGCTCGATGCCCACCTCGTTCCGGCCCGGCGAGACGCTGATCGGCACGGCGGCGGAGGAGAAGCGCACGATCCTGGTGGAGAACGTGCCGCCGGGCTATCTGAAGATCTCCTCGGGCCTCGGGGAGGCGCCGCCCGCGCATGTGATCGTGCTGCCGGTCCTCTTCGAGGGCAAGGTCCTCGGTGTGATCGAGCTGGCGTCGTTCCAGCCGTTCACCCACATCCAGAAGGACTTCCTCAACCAGATCGCGGAGATGATCGCGACCAGCGTCAACACGATCAGCGTCAACTCCAAGACCGAGGTGCTGCTCAAGCAGTCGCAGGAGCTCACCGAGCAGCTGCGCGAGCGGTCGGAGGAGCTGGAGAACCGGCAGAAGGCCCTTCAGGAGTCCAACGCGGAGCTGGAGGAGAAGGCCGAGCTGCTCGCCCAGCAGAACCGTGACATCGAGGTGAAGAACACCGAGATCGAGGAGGCCCGCCAGGTCCTGGAGGAGCGCGCCGAACAGCTCGCGGTCTCCATGCGCTACAAGTCCGAGTTCCTGGCGAACATGTCGCACGAGCTGCGCACGCCGCTCAACTCGCTGCTGATCCTCGCCAAGCTGCTCGCCGACAACGCGGAGGGCAACCTCTCGCCGAAGCAGGTCGAGTTCGCGGAAACGATCCATGGTGCGGGTTCGGACCTGCTCCAGCTCATCAACGACATCCTCGACCTGTCCAAGGTCGAGGCGGGCAAGATGGACGTCAGCCCGACCCGGATCGCGCTGGTGCAGCTCGTCGACTACGTGGAGGCGACGTTCCGGCCGCTCACCGCGGAGAAGGGGCTCGACTTCTCCGTACGGGTCTCGCCGGAGCTTCCGGCGACCCTGCACACCGATGAGCAGCGGCTGCTCCAGGTGCTGCGCAACCTGCTGTCGAACGCGGTGAAGTTCACCGACAGCGGCGCCGTCGAGCTGGTCATCAGGCCCGCCCACGCCGACGTCCCGCACGCGATCCGCGAACAGCTCCTGGAGGCGGGCTCGCTGCGCGACGCGGACGCCGATCTGATCGCCTTCTCGGTCACCGACACCGGCATCGGCATCGCGGCCAGTAAGATGCGGGTCATCTTCGAGGCGTTCAAGCAGGCCGACGGCACGACCAGCCGCAAGTACGGCGGCACGGGCCTGGGCCTGTCCATCAGCCGCGAGATCGCCCGGCTGCTCGGCGGCGAGATCCACGCGGCGAGCGAGCCCGGCCGCGGCTCCACCTTCACGCTTTATCTGCCGCTGCACCCCAGCGAGTTGCCGCCGCAGGGCTATCCGCAGCTGCCGCCCGGCGGCGAGACGGCCGCCGACGGCGCCCCGGCCGACGGCGCACGGCAGGACCTCGTCCCGCACGAGACGGCGCCGCTCGCGCCGGGCGAGAGCCAGCCGGGGGCGGCCGGGCTGTTCCGGCGCCGGCGCAAGGCGCTCTCCGCGGAGCCCGCG